A single genomic interval of Primulina huaijiensis isolate GDHJ02 chromosome 7, ASM1229523v2, whole genome shotgun sequence harbors:
- the LOC140981005 gene encoding 5-amino-6-(5-phospho-D-ribitylamino)uracil phosphatase, chloroplastic-like, with amino-acid sequence MVESIATTSILGLRPVYGNHCCKNVSNKRKPADLCRLTFTKFPGKEVSLSAAFPRLRLDRPRMSWLKAQAMELTKEVYSYRGREQIHQEFMYGIGTGLDQRPGLWPPENKADSPTLGNPLLRQERLGCGWLGAIFEWEGVLIEDNPDLEKQAWLALSQEEGKSLPPAFILRRLEGMKNEQAISEVLCWSRDPIQVKRLASRKEDIYQSLQGGVYQFRPGSQEFVNVLIQYKIPMALVSTRPRKNLETAIRAIGIEGVFTVIVAAEDVYRGKPDPEMFVYAAQLLQFIPERVIVFGNSNQTVEAAHDARMKCVAAASKHPVYELGAADLVVRRLDELSVVDIKNLAAVESDEFKSGEPELEMEVEKEYHRPPPVGVDDSFW; translated from the coding sequence ATGGTGGAGTCAATCGCGACAACATCCATATTAGGGTTACGACCTGTGTATGGAAATCATTGTTGCAAGAATGTCTCAAACAAGCGGAAGCCGGCTGATCTTTGTCGCCTTACCTTTACAAAATTTCCAGGTAAGGAAGTTTCTTTATCTGCTGCTTTTCCAAGATTGCGACTTGATCGGCCAAGGATGTCGTGGCTGAAGGCTCAAGCAATGGAATTGACGAAGGAGGTATACTCCTATCGTGGGAGAGAGCAAATTCATCAGGAGTTTATGTACGGGATAGGGACTGGCTTGGATCAGAGGCCGGGGTTGTGGCCACCGGAAAATAAAGCAGATAGTCCCACACTTGGTAATCCATTACTTCGGCAGGAAAGACTTGGTTGTGGTTGGTTAGGTGCTATATTTGAGTGGGAAGGCGTGTTAATCGAGGATAATCCTGATCTCGAGAAACAAGCATGGTTGGCTCTTTCTCAGGAAGAAGGAAAATCGCTACCACCAGCTTTCATTCTTCGTAGACTAGAAGGAATGAAGAACGAGCAAGCAATATCCGAAGTTCTCTGCTGGTCTAGAGATCCAATCCAAGTGAAAAGATTGGCATCAAGAAAAGAGGATATTTACCAGTCTTTGCAGGGCGGGGTTTATCAATTTCGTCCTGGCTCTCAAGAATTCGTTAATGTTCTGATACAGTACAAGATTCCTATGGCTTTGGTGTCTACTAGACCGAGAAAGAATCTCGAAACAGCCATTAGAGCCATTGGGATCGAAGGGGTGTTTACTGTCATCGTGGCTGCAGAGGATGTCTACCGAGGAAAGCCTGATCCAGAGATGTTTGTGTATGCTGCACAGCTCCTCCAATTCATACCCGAGAGAGTGATAGTGTttggaaactcgaatcaaacgGTTGAGGCAGCCCATGATGCTCGGATGAAATGTGTCGCCGCTGCTAGCAAACACCCTGTATATGAGCTTGGAGCCGCTGATTTGGTAGTGAGACGCCTTGATGAGCTCTCAGTGGTCGATATAAAGAACCTAGCGGCTGTTGAATCAGACGAGTTTAAATCCGGTGAACCAGAGCTGGAGATGGAGGTTGAGAAAGAATATCACCGCCCTCCTCCTGTCGGTGTTGATGATAGTTTCTGGTGA
- the LOC140980509 gene encoding uncharacterized protein, whose product MSLSEQTTTYDRFQDLVIISESSIYPKIDGSRVQERGLSFNLHRSLSARFPLPHSPAQSESDSSKTSSPKARYNPVRKIFDPFVKFKSQRSALSRASNASRERISRDIDGNFKNTTFKSQLNDLSDKSHYVEHDPRSKKKENHNSFPRYSPAHLRGLLRFEYKHGMPFFEFTVKSPDDIYVAKTWKLENSVSQVYTFHSLHQRRKSNASGWGYKDYSRESPIMGQMHVSCYPCQEVKVGGDFSNSMVTEFVLYDVSLLRKSVTFQNNYLVSDDILSWGSCELNEDSSTNKNKDQTKNSRENNHFDLLASRCLAAGELHPGLEIASIIMQIPFEKRESVKFKNGDININNRLPNLLDDCRIERENKGVFEHSSPGIMHVVIPGGSHSLPSSKSRGPSSILDRWRLGGGCDCDGWDMACPLDVFGCANIHIADGRPFMTEDQVLIQLFAEGRKDSVPRFTMNLIEDGKYAVDFHAQLTSLQAFSICIAMLHSSETATAARNKKSNQMLRAC is encoded by the exons ATGTCTCTCTCAGAACAAACTACAACTTATGACCGTTTTCAGGATCTCGTGATCATATCTGAATCTAGCATTTATCCTAAAATTGATGGTAGCAGGGTACAAGAAAGAGGTCTCTCTTTCAATTTGCACAGGTCATTATCAGCAAGATTCCCTTTGCCACATTCACCTGCTCAATCAGAGAGTGATAGCTCAAAAACCAGCAGTCCAAAGGCTCGTTATAATCCTGTAAGAAAGATTTTTGATCCATTTGTTAAATTCAAGTCCCAAAGAAGCGCATTGAGTAGAGCCAGCAATGCAAGCCGGGAAAGAATTAGCAGGGATATTGAtggcaattttaaaaatacgactTTCAAATCCCAGTTGAATGATCTATCAGACAAGTCACACTACGTGGAACACGATCCTCGTtccaaaaagaaagaaaaccacAATTCCTTTCCCCGGTATTCTCCTGCACATCTTCGTGGTCTTCTCAGGTTCGAATATAAGCACGGGATGCCATTTTTCGAGTTCACGGTGAAGTCACCAGATGATATCTATGTTGCAAAAACATGGAAGCTCGAAAATAGTGTATCTCAGGTTTATACCTTCCATTCACTTCATCAAAGAAGGAAGAGCAATGCTAGTGGATGGGGATATAAAGACTACAGCCGAGAATCACCTATCATGGGACAGATGCATGTCTCTTGTTATCCCTGTCAAGAGGTAAAAGTCGGGGGAGATTTTAGCAACTCTATGGTAACAGAGTTTGTGTTGTACGATGTTTCCCTTTTGAGAAAAAGTGTCACCTTTCAAAATAATTACCTGGTTTCTGATGACATTTTATCCTGGGGTAGTTGTGAGCTAAATGAAGACTCGTCCACAAACAAGAATAAAGATCAAACGAAGAATTCTCGTGAGAACAATCATTTTGATTTATTGGCTTCTCGGTGTCTGGCAGCTGGAGAACTGCATCCAGGACTTGAAATTGCCTCCATTATCATGCAAATCCCTTTTGAGAAGAGAGAGAGCGTGAAATTCAAGAATggagatataaatattaataatcgaCTCCCTAACTTGCTAGATGACTGTCGAATCGAGAGGGAAAATAAGGGTGTTTTTGAACACTCAAGTCCTGGGATTATGCATGTTGTGATTCCAGGTGGAAGCCATAGTTTACCAAGCAGTAAAAGTCGGGGTCCTTCATCGATACTAGATAGATGGAGATTAGGCGGAGGATGCGACTGTGATGGATGGGATATGGCTTGTCCCCTCGACGTTTTTGGCTGTGCAAATATTCATATCGCTGACGGTCGTCCCTTCATGACTGAGGATCAAGTTCTGATACAGCTCTTTGCCGAG GGGAGAAAAGACAGCGTCCCACGATTTACGATGAATTTAATCGAGGATGGAAAATATGCAGTTGATTTCCATGCACAATTAACTTCATTACAAGCATTCTCCATATGCATTGCTATGTTGCATTCCTCAGAAACCGCCACCGCTGCTAGGAACAAGAAAAGCAACCAAATGCTTCGTGCGTGCTGA
- the LOC140980508 gene encoding uncharacterized protein isoform X1 has translation MSKDRVSQRNERYSIKQRHTPIKDGASFDLADFVYTDDTLTSLENDNRSPRNSDPPVSEILSTRDLISAVNYVWDRASQPLSVLLSKTNSHRTKLNQKSDIDGCSNEEEAICASTLTYDQPLLDRSPGKTNTAKFMQENLEFFERNKKILPSYECYSFWRRLQTRSTLKHTYSTESYVPGVGRMPNLGRTYRWMSEMNLAKTKNQVLARIDDHVAHDHYTVHPSNSARGSVPAYTACSTNNLKISGRDLEATEPIDISHSVVANFDSKSSTLCCGNDIVHAENIMTHIPNIFPSSSDTDSQETNSTSSFDEIKVRESVDGLHEHTSSQGVISFDADSSKFKTNLSAKEKPRYSVAKQEHAFAGAMAGIVVSLCLHPMDTIKTVVQSCRADQKPLQYIGRSIISERGVTGLYRGISSNIVSSAPISAVYTFTYESVKRNLLPLLPKEYHSLAHCTAGGCASIATSFIFTPSERVKQQMQVGSHYRNSWNALIEVVKKGGLPSLYTGWGAVLCRNVPHSAIKFYTYESLKENMLPAAHSNAQANTLTTLVCGGLAGSIASLFTTPFDVVKTRLQTQVPGSMARYNGVFNTLTDIGKHEGLKGLYRGLTPRLVMYMIQGALFFASYESFKSLLSLEIPQRSTQVIPIEQRMEDDSSTLLSLLFASA, from the exons ATGAGTAAAGATAGAGTATCACAAAGAAATGAAAGATATTCAATCAAACAAAGGCATACTCCTATCAAGGACGGCGCATCTTTTGATCTTGCTGATTTTGTTTACACAGACGATACTCTCACTTCCTTAGAAAATGATAACCGGTCCCCTAGAAATTCTGATCCCCCAGTTTCCGAGATATTAAGCACCCGTGACCTAATATCCGCTGTAAACTATGTGTGGGATCGTGCGTCGCAGCCCCTTTCAGTTCTTTTGTCTAAAACCAACTCCCATAGAACTAAGCTCAATCAGAAAAGCGACATAGACGGCTGTTCTAATGAAGAAGAAGCGATTTGTGCTTCTACTTTGACTTATGATCAACCTCTCTTAGACCGGTCACCTGGTAAAACAAATACTgcaaaatttatgcaggaaaaTTTGGAATTTTTTGAAAGGAACAAGAAGATTTTGCCTAGTTATGAATGTTATTCTTTCTGGAGACGATTACAAACAAGATCTACTTTGAAACACACTTATTCGACTGAGAGTTATGTTCCTGGTGTAGGAAGAATGCCTAATTTGGGAAGAACATACAGATGGATGAGTGAAATGAATCTTGCTAAGACAAAGAATCAGGTCTTAGCTAGGATTGATGACCATGTGGCACATGACCATTACACAGTTCATCCCTCAAATTCGGCTAGAGGCTCTGTGCCTGCTTATACAGCATGTTCAacaaataacttaaaaatttcTGGTCGTGATCTTGAAGCCACAGAGCCTATAGATATATCACATAGCGTAGTTGCCAATTTTGACTCGAAGTCATCTACCCTGTGCTGTGGAAATGATATTGTGCACGCAGAAAATATAATGACACACATACCAAATATTTTTCCCTCAAGTTCTGATACTGACTCCCAAGAAACCAATTCAACATCAAGTTTTGATGAAATTAAAGTTCGGGAATCTGTGGATGGCTTGCACGAGCATACATCAAGTCAAGGGGTAATATCTTTTGATGCGGACTCCTCCAAATTCAAAACTAACTTGTCAGCAAAGGAGAAACCTCGTTATTCAGTTGCTAAGCAAGAGCATGCCTTTGCAGGTGCAATGGCTGGGATAGTTGTCAGCCTTTGTCTACATCCCATGGACACAATCAAGACAGTTGTCCAGTCATGCCGTGCTGATCAGAAACCCCTTCAGTACATAGGCAGATCTATTATTTCTGAAAGAG GTGTGACGGGGCTTTATCGTGGCATTTCCAGTAATATTGTTTCTTCAGCTCCAATTTCTGCAGTCTACACATTCACATATGAATCGGTGAAGAGAAATTTGCTTCCCCTTCTTCCCAAG GAATATCACTCTTTGGCTCATTGCACGGCAGGAGGTTGTGCAAGTATTGCTACGTCATTCATTTTTACTCCTAGTGAGCGTGTCAAACAGCAGATGCAAGTTGGTTCACACTATCGGAACAGCTG GAATGCTTTGATAGAGGTTGTTAAAAAAGGTGGGTTGCCTTCATTATATACTGGTTGGGGAGCTGTACTCTGCAGAAATGTTCCACATTCTGCCATCAAG TTTTATACTTATGAAAGCCTGAAAGAAAACATGTTACCGGCAGCCCATTCAAATGCTCAAGCTAATACATTGACGACG TTAGTTTGTGGAGGACTGGCTGGATCCATAGCCTCATTGTTTACAACTCCTTTTGACGTTGTTAAGACAAGATTGCAAACTCAG GTTCCTGGATCGATGGCTCGGTATAATGGTGTATTTAATACTCTTACGGATATAGGGAAGCATGAAGGTTTGAAAGGTCTGTACAG GGGTTTGACTCCAAGACTTGTCATGTATATGATTCAAGGAGCACTCTTTTTTGCATCCTATGAATCTTTCAAGAGTTTGCTCTCATTGGAGATTCCACAAAGGAGCACTCAGGTAATCCCGATTGAACAGAGGATGGAAGATGATTCATCAACTTTACTTTCACTCCTATTCGCAAGTGCGTGA
- the LOC140980508 gene encoding uncharacterized protein isoform X2, translating into MSKDRVSQRNERYSIKQRHTPIKDGASFDLADFVYTDDTLTSLENDNRSPRNSDPPVSEILSTRDLISAVNYVWDRASQPLSVLLSKTNSHRTKLNQKSDIDGCSNEEEAICASTLTYDQPLLDRSPGKTNTAKFMQENLEFFERNKKILPSYECYSFWRRLQTRSTLKHTYSTESYVPGVGRMPNLGRTYRWMSEMNLAKTKNQVLARIDDHVAHDHYTVHPSNSARGSVPAYTACSTNNLKISGRDLEATEPIDISHSVVANFDSKSSTLCCGNDIVHAENIMTHIPNIFPSSSDTDSQETNSTSSFDEIKVRESVDGLHEHTSSQGVISFDADSSKFKTNLSAKEKPRYSVAKQEHAFAGAMAGIVVSLCLHPMDTIKTVVQSCRADQKPLQYIGRSIISERGVTGLYRGISSNIVSSAPISAVYTFTYESVKRNLLPLLPKEYHSLAHCTAGGCASIATSFIFTPSERVKQQMQVGSHYRNSWNALIEVVKKGGLPSLYTGWGAVLCRNVPHSAIKFYTYESLKENMLPAAHSNAQANTLTTLVCGGLAGSIASLFTTPFDVVKTRLQTQVPGSMARYNGVFNTLTDIGKHEGLKGV; encoded by the exons ATGAGTAAAGATAGAGTATCACAAAGAAATGAAAGATATTCAATCAAACAAAGGCATACTCCTATCAAGGACGGCGCATCTTTTGATCTTGCTGATTTTGTTTACACAGACGATACTCTCACTTCCTTAGAAAATGATAACCGGTCCCCTAGAAATTCTGATCCCCCAGTTTCCGAGATATTAAGCACCCGTGACCTAATATCCGCTGTAAACTATGTGTGGGATCGTGCGTCGCAGCCCCTTTCAGTTCTTTTGTCTAAAACCAACTCCCATAGAACTAAGCTCAATCAGAAAAGCGACATAGACGGCTGTTCTAATGAAGAAGAAGCGATTTGTGCTTCTACTTTGACTTATGATCAACCTCTCTTAGACCGGTCACCTGGTAAAACAAATACTgcaaaatttatgcaggaaaaTTTGGAATTTTTTGAAAGGAACAAGAAGATTTTGCCTAGTTATGAATGTTATTCTTTCTGGAGACGATTACAAACAAGATCTACTTTGAAACACACTTATTCGACTGAGAGTTATGTTCCTGGTGTAGGAAGAATGCCTAATTTGGGAAGAACATACAGATGGATGAGTGAAATGAATCTTGCTAAGACAAAGAATCAGGTCTTAGCTAGGATTGATGACCATGTGGCACATGACCATTACACAGTTCATCCCTCAAATTCGGCTAGAGGCTCTGTGCCTGCTTATACAGCATGTTCAacaaataacttaaaaatttcTGGTCGTGATCTTGAAGCCACAGAGCCTATAGATATATCACATAGCGTAGTTGCCAATTTTGACTCGAAGTCATCTACCCTGTGCTGTGGAAATGATATTGTGCACGCAGAAAATATAATGACACACATACCAAATATTTTTCCCTCAAGTTCTGATACTGACTCCCAAGAAACCAATTCAACATCAAGTTTTGATGAAATTAAAGTTCGGGAATCTGTGGATGGCTTGCACGAGCATACATCAAGTCAAGGGGTAATATCTTTTGATGCGGACTCCTCCAAATTCAAAACTAACTTGTCAGCAAAGGAGAAACCTCGTTATTCAGTTGCTAAGCAAGAGCATGCCTTTGCAGGTGCAATGGCTGGGATAGTTGTCAGCCTTTGTCTACATCCCATGGACACAATCAAGACAGTTGTCCAGTCATGCCGTGCTGATCAGAAACCCCTTCAGTACATAGGCAGATCTATTATTTCTGAAAGAG GTGTGACGGGGCTTTATCGTGGCATTTCCAGTAATATTGTTTCTTCAGCTCCAATTTCTGCAGTCTACACATTCACATATGAATCGGTGAAGAGAAATTTGCTTCCCCTTCTTCCCAAG GAATATCACTCTTTGGCTCATTGCACGGCAGGAGGTTGTGCAAGTATTGCTACGTCATTCATTTTTACTCCTAGTGAGCGTGTCAAACAGCAGATGCAAGTTGGTTCACACTATCGGAACAGCTG GAATGCTTTGATAGAGGTTGTTAAAAAAGGTGGGTTGCCTTCATTATATACTGGTTGGGGAGCTGTACTCTGCAGAAATGTTCCACATTCTGCCATCAAG TTTTATACTTATGAAAGCCTGAAAGAAAACATGTTACCGGCAGCCCATTCAAATGCTCAAGCTAATACATTGACGACG TTAGTTTGTGGAGGACTGGCTGGATCCATAGCCTCATTGTTTACAACTCCTTTTGACGTTGTTAAGACAAGATTGCAAACTCAG GTTCCTGGATCGATGGCTCGGTATAATGGTGTATTTAATACTCTTACGGATATAGGGAAGCATGAAGGTTTGAAAG GGGTTTGA